One genomic region from Streptomyces sp. NBC_00457 encodes:
- a CDS encoding IclR family transcriptional regulator, with translation MTAETSQTLDRGLRVLKLLADTDHGLTVTELSHKLGVNRTVVYRLLATLEQHALVRRDLGGRARVGLGVLRLGRQVHPLVREAALPALRSLAEDIGATAHLTLVDGAEALAVAVVEPTWTDYHVAYRAGFRHPLDRGAAGKAILAARQRTVAEPGFTLTHGELEAGASGAAAPLIGVTGVEGSVGVVMLADAVPERVGPRVVDAAREVAEALR, from the coding sequence GTGACCGCGGAGACCTCCCAGACGCTCGACCGGGGACTGCGTGTCCTCAAGCTGCTGGCCGACACGGACCACGGGCTGACCGTCACCGAGCTTTCCCACAAACTGGGCGTGAACCGGACCGTGGTGTACCGGTTGCTCGCCACGCTTGAGCAGCATGCACTTGTACGACGTGACCTGGGCGGACGTGCCCGGGTCGGGCTCGGGGTGCTGCGGCTGGGGCGTCAGGTGCATCCGTTGGTGCGGGAGGCGGCGTTGCCCGCTCTGCGGTCGCTGGCCGAGGACATAGGCGCGACCGCGCATCTCACGCTGGTGGACGGGGCGGAGGCGTTGGCCGTCGCGGTCGTCGAGCCGACGTGGACCGACTATCACGTGGCGTATCGGGCGGGGTTCCGGCATCCGTTGGACCGGGGGGCCGCGGGCAAGGCGATCCTCGCCGCGCGGCAGCGGACGGTGGCGGAGCCGGGGTTCACCCTGACGCACGGAGAATTGGAGGCGGGGGCGAGTGGGGCCGCGGCGCCGTTGATCGGGGTGACCGGGGTCGAGGGGAGTGTGGGGGTCGTGATGCTGGCGGATGCGGTGCCGGAGCGGGTGGGGCCGCGGGTGGTGGATGCGGCGCGGGAGGTTGCGGAGGCGTTGCGCTGA
- a CDS encoding S16 family serine protease, translating to MFLSRLTRPQALVVCALPVVGLVGAAVFAPLPFSLTQPGLTADVLGENRGTPVITISGAPARDTSGQLRMTTIEATNPDTNVSLGDVIDSWFRTDRAVMPRDSVYPSGESVKEIERHNTEQMRASQDAATEAALNYLDLSDKNVKVTLRLADVGGPSAGLLFSLGIIDKLNGNGSGGDLTGGRSVAGTGTIEADGTVGAVGGVALKTQAARRDGATVFLVPKDECGDAESELPEGLRLIPVTTLKGAVSALVALETGKGSVPSC from the coding sequence GTGTTCCTCTCTCGTCTCACGCGCCCGCAGGCCCTGGTGGTCTGTGCTCTGCCTGTCGTCGGTCTGGTCGGGGCGGCGGTGTTCGCGCCGCTGCCGTTTTCGTTGACGCAGCCGGGGCTGACCGCGGATGTGCTGGGGGAGAACCGGGGGACGCCGGTGATCACGATCTCCGGGGCGCCGGCTCGGGACACGAGCGGGCAGCTGCGGATGACGACGATCGAGGCGACGAACCCGGATACGAACGTCTCGCTCGGGGATGTGATCGACTCGTGGTTCCGTACGGACCGGGCGGTCATGCCGCGCGACTCGGTCTATCCGAGCGGTGAGAGCGTCAAGGAGATCGAGCGGCACAACACGGAGCAGATGCGCGCGTCGCAGGACGCGGCGACCGAGGCCGCGCTGAACTATCTCGACCTCAGCGACAAGAACGTCAAGGTCACCTTGAGGCTCGCCGACGTCGGCGGCCCCAGCGCCGGGCTCCTGTTCTCCCTCGGCATCATCGACAAGCTCAACGGAAACGGCAGCGGCGGCGACCTCACCGGCGGTCGTAGCGTCGCCGGCACGGGGACGATCGAGGCCGACGGAACGGTCGGCGCGGTCGGCGGTGTCGCCCTGAAGACGCAGGCCGCGCGGCGCGACGGGGCGACCGTGTTCCTGGTTCCGAAGGACGAGTGCGGCGACGCGGAGTCGGAGCTGCCGGAGGGGCTGCGGCTGATTCCGGTGACCACGCTCAAGGGTGCGGTCAGTGCGCTGGTGGCGTTGGAGACGGGGAAGGGCTCGGTGCCGAGCTGCTGA
- a CDS encoding type II toxin-antitoxin system VapC family toxin gives MNVLVYAFREEAKEHEPYKKWLIERLRGDEPVAYNAMVASGFVRLVTHPRIFPRPVTSADALDFLQAIREAPVTTPLHEGPRHWEIFDRLCRRVGARGNLVPDAYLAALAIESGSTFYSADRGFARFPGLRWQHPLEDDNL, from the coding sequence GTGAACGTGCTCGTATATGCCTTCCGTGAGGAAGCCAAGGAACACGAGCCGTACAAGAAGTGGCTGATCGAGCGGCTGCGGGGCGATGAGCCGGTGGCCTACAACGCCATGGTGGCCAGCGGATTCGTACGTCTGGTCACCCACCCGCGCATCTTCCCGCGGCCCGTCACCTCAGCCGACGCACTGGACTTCCTGCAAGCCATCCGTGAAGCGCCCGTGACCACGCCCCTCCACGAAGGCCCCCGGCACTGGGAGATCTTCGACCGACTCTGCCGCAGAGTAGGAGCTCGCGGCAATCTCGTTCCGGACGCCTACCTCGCGGCCCTCGCCATCGAGTCCGGCTCCACCTTCTACTCCGCCGACCGGGGATTCGCCCGCTTCCCCGGCCTGCGCTGGCAGCACCCCCTGGAGGACGACAACCTCTGA
- a CDS encoding CopG family transcriptional regulator, with translation MRTTVDLSEDLLQEAKLRAARRRVTVSAVIEDALRASFARDVAAAKNIVNLPSADLGGLRPGVDLDNNAALLDIMDGIE, from the coding sequence ATGAGGACAACGGTCGACCTCTCCGAGGACCTGCTTCAGGAAGCCAAACTGCGGGCCGCCCGCAGGCGCGTCACAGTCAGTGCGGTGATAGAGGATGCGTTGCGGGCGTCGTTCGCGCGGGATGTGGCGGCGGCGAAGAACATCGTCAACCTGCCCAGCGCCGACCTGGGCGGTCTACGCCCGGGAGTCGATCTCGACAACAATGCCGCGCTCCTCGACATCATGGACGGCATCGAGTGA
- a CDS encoding glycine betaine ABC transporter substrate-binding protein, with amino-acid sequence MRRRLCAVLAVAVMVSGCGLTSGSPMVDDVRPGSIGQGEPLKGADLTVTSKEFTEQLILGAIMGIAFEAAGADVLDRTGIQGSVGAREAVKGGDADGMYEYTGTAWITYLGNSEPIDDPQKQWAAVRDADAKNGLTWLPPAALNNTYALAMNQANFKKYGTKTLSDVAALSKSDPGAVTLCVEGEFANRADGLPGMQKAYGMDVPAGNITQMDTGIIYTQAVKGSCTFGEVFTTDGRIKSMNLVVMRDDKKFFPNYNAAPSINSKTLKEYPAIADVLDPITRRLDNAVAQELNAKVDVAGEDPHQVALDWMVEEGFVKEG; translated from the coding sequence ATGAGGCGGCGGCTGTGCGCGGTGCTGGCTGTGGCCGTCATGGTGAGTGGCTGCGGGCTGACGAGCGGTTCGCCGATGGTGGACGATGTCCGCCCCGGCTCCATCGGCCAGGGCGAGCCACTCAAGGGCGCCGACCTCACCGTCACCTCCAAGGAGTTCACCGAGCAGCTGATCCTCGGCGCGATCATGGGCATCGCCTTCGAGGCGGCCGGCGCGGACGTGCTCGACCGCACCGGCATCCAGGGCTCCGTCGGCGCCCGCGAGGCGGTCAAGGGCGGCGACGCGGACGGGATGTACGAGTACACGGGCACCGCCTGGATCACCTACCTCGGCAACAGCGAGCCCATCGACGACCCGCAGAAACAGTGGGCGGCGGTGCGGGACGCGGACGCGAAGAATGGGCTCACCTGGCTGCCGCCGGCCGCGCTCAACAACACATACGCCCTCGCCATGAACCAGGCCAACTTCAAGAAGTACGGCACCAAGACCCTCTCCGACGTGGCCGCCCTGTCCAAGTCCGACCCGGGCGCGGTGACGCTCTGCGTGGAGGGCGAGTTCGCGAACCGGGCGGACGGGTTGCCGGGGATGCAGAAGGCCTACGGCATGGACGTACCGGCCGGCAACATCACGCAGATGGACACCGGGATCATCTACACGCAGGCGGTGAAGGGCAGTTGCACCTTCGGGGAGGTCTTCACCACCGACGGGCGCATCAAGTCCATGAACCTGGTGGTGATGCGCGACGACAAGAAGTTCTTCCCCAACTACAACGCCGCACCCTCGATCAACTCCAAGACGCTGAAGGAGTACCCGGCGATCGCGGACGTCCTCGACCCGATCACCAGGCGGTTGGACAACGCGGTGGCGCAGGAGCTGAACGCGAAGGTGGATGTGGCGGGGGAGGATCCGCATCAGGTGGCGTTGGACTGGATGGTGGAGGAGGGGTTCGTGAAGGAGGGGTAG
- a CDS encoding ABC transporter permease: MAASADRRPEGEHEVRGHAFRDEGEAPGDQEPPPPRAVPRRRIGWQKLTFLPVVLIAVLLATWLWFEQADLDPLSENALADGEVSKLLWEHIQLTAISTFFVLIIAIPLGILLTRKAFRKATPVAMAFANMGQATPAIGLLALLVIWLGIGRRAALIGMIIYAVLPVLSNTIAGLKANDPSLLEAARGIGMSPLGVLSRVELPLAVPLILAGVRTALVLNVGTATLATFGGGGGLGVLITTGITNQRMPVLMLGSILTVVLALLVDWLASLAELLLRPRGLEVGT, from the coding sequence GTGGCCGCCTCCGCCGACCGGCGTCCCGAGGGCGAGCACGAGGTCAGGGGGCACGCCTTCCGGGACGAGGGCGAGGCCCCCGGCGACCAGGAACCGCCGCCGCCACGGGCGGTGCCGCGGCGCCGGATCGGCTGGCAGAAGCTCACCTTCCTGCCGGTCGTCCTCATCGCCGTGCTGCTGGCGACCTGGCTGTGGTTCGAGCAGGCCGACCTGGACCCCCTCTCCGAGAACGCGCTGGCGGACGGCGAGGTGTCCAAACTGCTCTGGGAGCACATCCAACTCACGGCGATCTCCACCTTCTTCGTGCTGATCATCGCGATCCCGCTGGGCATCCTGCTCACCCGCAAGGCGTTCCGGAAGGCGACCCCGGTGGCGATGGCGTTCGCCAACATGGGCCAGGCGACACCCGCGATCGGCCTGCTCGCCCTGCTGGTGATCTGGCTGGGCATCGGCCGGAGGGCGGCCCTGATCGGCATGATCATCTACGCCGTCCTGCCCGTGCTGTCGAACACGATCGCCGGCCTGAAGGCCAACGACCCGAGCCTGCTGGAGGCCGCCCGCGGCATCGGCATGTCCCCGCTCGGCGTGCTCTCCCGCGTCGAACTGCCTCTGGCGGTCCCGCTGATCCTGGCGGGCGTGCGGACGGCGCTCGTCCTGAACGTCGGTACGGCGACGCTGGCGACGTTCGGCGGGGGCGGCGGGCTGGGCGTACTGATCACGACCGGTATCACCAACCAGCGGATGCCCGTGCTGATGCTGGGTTCGATCCTCACGGTCGTACTCGCCCTGCTGGTGGACTGGCTGGCCTCGCTGGCCGAACTGCTGCTGCGGCCGCGGGGGTTGGAGGTGGGGACATGA
- a CDS encoding betaine/proline/choline family ABC transporter ATP-binding protein (Members of the family are the ATP-binding subunit of ABC transporters for substrates such as betaine, L-proline or other amino acids, choline, carnitine, etc. The substrate specificity is best determined from the substrate-binding subunit, rather than this subunit, as it interacts with the permease subunit and not with substrate directly.) has translation MPETSVADTSVAEKATSGASIELENLTKRYPGAPQPAVDSVNMEIKAGEIVIFVGPSGCGKSTTLKMINRLIEPTGGRIRINGEDVTDMDPVKLRRNVGYAIQASGLFPHMTVAQNIALVPKMIGWPKARIRARVEEMLDLVGLDPGEFHGRYPRQLSGGQQQRVGVARALAADPPVLLMDEPFGAVDPITRDHLQDELIRLQHELHKTIVFVTHDFDEAIKLGDRIAVLRERSHIAQFDTPEAILTNPADDFVSGFVGAGAALKRLNLTRVRDVEITDYPTATVDDPLQQIFNRLRTSGTNEVLLLDKRGRPYKWLRRGDMMRAKGSLARAGTLVHDTVTRDATLRDALEAVLTDSAGRVAVTGRRGEYTGVVDMETLINSVHELLEADRLDAMEHQHELEEIRAQQTHAEQEGVGGEKKA, from the coding sequence GTGCCTGAGACCTCCGTGGCCGATACCTCCGTAGCCGAGAAGGCGACCTCCGGTGCCTCCATCGAGCTGGAGAACCTCACCAAGCGGTATCCGGGCGCCCCGCAGCCGGCCGTCGACAGCGTGAACATGGAGATCAAGGCGGGCGAGATCGTCATCTTCGTCGGGCCCTCCGGCTGCGGGAAGTCCACGACGCTCAAGATGATCAACCGGCTGATCGAACCGACCGGCGGACGCATCCGCATCAACGGCGAGGACGTCACCGACATGGACCCGGTGAAGCTGCGCCGCAACGTCGGGTACGCCATCCAGGCGTCCGGTCTCTTCCCGCACATGACGGTCGCCCAGAACATCGCGCTGGTGCCGAAGATGATCGGCTGGCCGAAGGCGCGGATCAGAGCGCGGGTGGAGGAGATGCTGGACCTGGTCGGGCTCGACCCGGGCGAGTTCCACGGCCGCTATCCGCGTCAGCTCTCCGGCGGTCAGCAGCAACGCGTGGGCGTGGCACGGGCGTTGGCGGCGGACCCGCCGGTGTTGTTGATGGACGAGCCGTTCGGCGCGGTCGACCCGATCACCCGCGATCACCTCCAGGACGAGCTGATCAGGCTGCAGCACGAACTGCACAAGACGATCGTCTTCGTCACCCATGACTTCGACGAGGCGATCAAGCTCGGTGACCGCATCGCCGTGCTGCGCGAACGGTCCCACATCGCCCAGTTCGACACCCCGGAGGCGATCCTCACCAACCCGGCCGACGACTTCGTCTCCGGGTTCGTCGGCGCCGGGGCGGCGCTGAAGCGGCTGAACCTCACCCGCGTACGGGATGTGGAGATCACCGACTATCCGACCGCGACCGTCGACGATCCGCTCCAGCAGATCTTCAACCGGCTGCGGACGAGCGGCACGAACGAGGTCCTGCTGCTCGACAAGCGCGGGCGGCCGTACAAGTGGCTGCGGCGCGGCGACATGATGCGGGCCAAGGGTTCGCTGGCGCGGGCGGGCACGCTCGTGCACGACACGGTGACCAGGGACGCGACCCTGCGGGACGCGCTGGAGGCGGTGCTGACGGACAGCGCGGGCCGGGTGGCCGTGACCGGGCGGCGCGGCGAGTACACGGGCGTCGTCGACATGGAGACGCTGATCAACTCCGTGCACGAGCTGCTGGAGGCCGACCGGCTGGACGCCATGGAGCACCAGCACGAACTGGAGGAGATCCGGGCCCAGCAGACGCACGCCGAGCAGGAAGGCGTCGGAGGGGAGAAGAAGGCGTGA
- a CDS encoding ABC transporter permease → MNFWEYLGNRHQQLLTDAGQHASAVFQCMVVATVLGVLIGIVTYRSEWAGSLATTTTSTILTVPSLAMIGLLIPIVGLGVPPTVIALTLYGLLPIVRNSIVGLRGVDPTLVDAATGIGMSRVARLARIELPLAWPPILTGIRVSTQMLMGIAAIAAYASGPGLGNVIFRGLASLGSKNALNQVLAGTLGIIILALLFDAAYVLIGRLTIPRGIRA, encoded by the coding sequence GTGAACTTCTGGGAGTACCTGGGCAACCGGCATCAGCAGTTGCTCACGGATGCCGGGCAACACGCCAGCGCGGTCTTCCAGTGCATGGTCGTGGCGACCGTGCTGGGCGTCCTGATCGGGATCGTGACCTACCGGAGCGAGTGGGCCGGAAGCCTCGCCACGACGACCACCTCGACGATTCTGACCGTCCCGTCGCTCGCCATGATCGGTCTGCTCATCCCGATCGTCGGGCTGGGAGTGCCGCCCACGGTGATCGCGCTGACGCTGTACGGGCTGCTGCCGATCGTGCGCAACTCGATCGTCGGGCTTCGCGGGGTCGATCCGACGCTCGTGGACGCGGCGACCGGCATCGGGATGTCGCGCGTGGCCCGGCTGGCGCGGATCGAGCTGCCGCTGGCCTGGCCGCCGATCCTGACCGGGATCCGGGTCTCCACGCAGATGCTGATGGGCATCGCGGCGATCGCGGCGTACGCCTCCGGGCCCGGCCTCGGCAATGTGATCTTCCGTGGGCTGGCCTCGCTGGGCAGCAAGAACGCACTCAACCAGGTGCTCGCGGGAACGCTCGGGATCATCATCCTTGCGCTGTTGTTCGATGCCGCGTACGTCCTCATCGGACGGCTGACCATCCCCAGGGGGATCCGTGCCTGA
- a CDS encoding Lrp/AsnC family transcriptional regulator: MAIDRLDGRIIGLLAREPRIGVLEMSRRLGVARGTVQARLDRLQSNGVIRGFGPEVDPAALGYPVTAFATLQIRQGQGADVRAHLATVPEVLELHTTTGTGDMLCRLVARSNADLQRVIDLVVGFDGIVRASTAIVMENPVPLRIIPLVEQAALPE; encoded by the coding sequence ATGGCGATCGATCGACTGGACGGGCGGATCATCGGGCTGCTGGCGCGGGAGCCGCGGATCGGGGTGCTGGAGATGTCCCGGCGGCTGGGGGTGGCCCGGGGGACGGTGCAGGCGCGGCTCGACCGGCTTCAGTCGAATGGCGTCATCCGGGGGTTCGGGCCCGAAGTGGATCCGGCGGCGCTCGGCTATCCGGTCACGGCGTTCGCGACGCTGCAGATCCGGCAGGGGCAAGGGGCCGACGTACGAGCGCACTTGGCGACCGTGCCGGAGGTGCTGGAGCTGCACACGACCACCGGCACCGGGGACATGCTGTGCCGGCTCGTGGCCCGCTCGAATGCCGATCTTCAGCGGGTGATCGACCTGGTTGTCGGTTTTGATGGCATCGTCCGGGCCTCCACCGCGATCGTCATGGAGAACCCTGTTCCGCTGCGGATCATCCCGCTGGTGGAGCAGGCGGCGCTTCCTGAGTGA
- the hppD gene encoding 4-hydroxyphenylpyruvate dioxygenase: protein MTQTTHHTPDTARQADPFPVKGMDAVVFAVGNAKQAAHYYSTAFGMRLVAYSGPETGSRETASYVLTNGSARFVLTSVIKPATTWGHFLAEHVAEHGDGVIDLAIEVPDARAAYAYAVEHGARSVTEPYELKDEHGTVVLAAIATYGQTRHTLVERGGYDGPYLPGFTAATPLVQPPAQRTFQAVDHCVGNVELGRMNEWVGFYNKVMGFTNMKEFVGDDIATEYSALMSKVVADGTLKVKFPINEPALAKKKSQIDEYLEFYGGAGVQHIALNTNDIVQTVRTMRAAGVRFLDTPDSYYDTLGEWVGDTRVPVETLRELKILADRDEDGYLLQIFTKPVQDRPTVFFELIERHGSMGFGKGNFKALFEAIEREQEKRGNL, encoded by the coding sequence ATGACGCAGACCACACACCACACTCCCGACACCGCCCGGCAGGCCGACCCCTTCCCGGTCAAGGGAATGGACGCGGTCGTCTTCGCCGTGGGCAACGCCAAGCAGGCGGCGCACTACTACTCCACCGCCTTCGGCATGCGGCTCGTCGCCTACTCCGGACCGGAGACCGGCAGCCGCGAGACCGCGAGCTACGTCCTCACCAACGGCTCCGCCCGCTTCGTCCTCACCTCGGTGATCAAGCCCGCGACCACCTGGGGCCACTTCCTCGCCGAGCACGTGGCCGAGCACGGCGACGGCGTCATCGACCTCGCCATCGAGGTGCCGGACGCCCGCGCCGCGTACGCGTACGCTGTCGAGCACGGCGCGCGCTCGGTCACCGAGCCGTACGAGCTGAAGGACGAGCACGGCACGGTCGTCCTCGCCGCGATCGCCACGTACGGCCAGACCCGCCACACCCTCGTCGAACGCGGCGGCTACGACGGCCCGTACCTCCCGGGCTTCACCGCCGCCACCCCGCTCGTCCAGCCGCCCGCGCAGCGCACCTTCCAGGCCGTCGACCACTGCGTCGGCAACGTCGAACTCGGCCGCATGAACGAATGGGTCGGCTTCTACAACAAGGTCATGGGCTTCACGAACATGAAGGAGTTCGTGGGCGACGACATCGCCACCGAGTACAGCGCGCTCATGTCCAAGGTGGTCGCGGACGGCACGCTCAAGGTCAAGTTCCCGATCAACGAGCCCGCCCTCGCCAAGAAGAAGTCCCAGATCGACGAGTACCTGGAGTTCTACGGCGGCGCGGGCGTCCAGCACATCGCGCTCAACACCAACGACATCGTCCAGACGGTACGGACGATGCGGGCGGCCGGCGTGCGGTTCCTCGACACTCCCGACTCGTACTACGACACCCTCGGCGAGTGGGTCGGCGACACCCGCGTGCCCGTCGAGACCCTGCGCGAACTGAAGATCCTCGCCGACCGCGACGAGGACGGCTACCTGCTGCAGATCTTCACCAAGCCGGTCCAGGACCGCCCGACCGTCTTCTTCGAGCTGATCGAACGCCACGGCTCCATGGGCTTCGGCAAGGGCAACTTCAAGGCCCTGTTCGAGGCGATCGAGCGGGAGCAGGAGAAGCGGGGCAACCTGTAG
- a CDS encoding tetratricopeptide repeat protein has protein sequence MGNHEEAPAEVRKPVARWVPLAAVAACAVLGVVLMLLPGERPESRAPAPAPGAQALTAVGSGVPAALPGLAALIGEHEARVRAHPQDARSWAVLGTAYVEQGRRIAEPSYFPRAEQALRTSLRTRAEGNVEALTGMAALANARRDFPAARKWGQAALELDAKRWTTYPVLIDAYTGLGDHKAAERTLDRMLELHSGPAALARAGAVYRDHGRREDAAAALADAAAGAEAPAERAAYLERGGQLAFERGDLEVALRHFQEAVRFDPDQRAAQAGQGRALAALGRTPEALNAYQMALAKQPLPQYALELGELYESLGLDQAARVQYELLRERVRSAAAGGADEELVLGQFEADHGDPEAAVRRLRAEWQRQPGIAVADALGWALHRAGQHEEALKFAARATDEKHGGGVRSALYAYHRGMIEGELELYGPARRHLQEALRINPHFSPWRVPTAREALRGLGDLPADEPLPA, from the coding sequence ATGGGGAACCACGAGGAAGCGCCGGCCGAGGTGCGCAAGCCTGTTGCCCGCTGGGTGCCGCTCGCGGCCGTCGCCGCGTGCGCCGTACTCGGTGTGGTGCTGATGCTGCTGCCCGGGGAACGGCCGGAATCGCGGGCTCCGGCTCCGGCGCCGGGGGCGCAGGCGCTGACGGCGGTCGGTTCCGGGGTGCCGGCCGCGCTGCCCGGCCTGGCGGCGCTGATCGGCGAGCACGAGGCGCGAGTGCGGGCGCATCCCCAGGACGCGCGGTCCTGGGCGGTGCTCGGGACGGCGTACGTCGAACAGGGGCGGCGGATCGCGGAGCCGTCCTACTTCCCGCGGGCCGAGCAGGCGCTGCGGACCTCGCTGCGGACGCGGGCGGAGGGGAATGTGGAGGCGCTGACCGGGATGGCGGCGCTGGCGAACGCGCGGCGGGACTTTCCGGCGGCGCGGAAGTGGGGGCAGGCCGCGCTGGAGCTGGACGCGAAGCGCTGGACGACGTATCCGGTGCTCATCGACGCCTATACGGGGCTTGGCGATCACAAGGCGGCCGAGCGGACGCTGGACCGGATGCTGGAGCTGCACTCCGGGCCCGCCGCCCTCGCGCGGGCCGGGGCCGTCTACCGCGACCACGGCCGGCGCGAGGACGCCGCCGCCGCGCTGGCCGACGCGGCGGCCGGAGCCGAGGCGCCCGCCGAGAGGGCCGCGTATCTGGAGCGGGGCGGGCAGCTGGCATTCGAGCGCGGGGACCTCGAGGTCGCGCTGCGGCACTTCCAGGAGGCGGTCCGTTTCGACCCCGACCAGCGGGCCGCGCAGGCCGGGCAGGGGCGGGCGCTGGCGGCGCTGGGGCGGACGCCGGAGGCGCTGAACGCGTACCAGATGGCCCTCGCCAAGCAGCCACTGCCGCAATACGCCCTGGAACTGGGCGAGTTGTACGAGTCGCTGGGGCTCGATCAGGCCGCGCGTGTGCAGTACGAGCTGCTGCGGGAGCGGGTGCGGAGTGCGGCGGCGGGCGGGGCCGACGAGGAGCTGGTCCTCGGGCAGTTCGAGGCGGACCACGGGGACCCGGAGGCGGCGGTACGGCGACTGCGCGCCGAGTGGCAGCGCCAGCCCGGTATCGCCGTGGCCGACGCGCTGGGGTGGGCGCTGCACCGGGCCGGGCAGCACGAGGAGGCACTGAAGTTCGCGGCGCGGGCGACGGACGAGAAGCACGGGGGTGGGGTGCGCAGTGCCCTGTACGCGTATCACCGAGGCATGATCGAGGGCGAGTTGGAGCTGTATGGGCCCGCCCGGCGGCACCTTCAGGAGGCCCTGCGGATCAACCCGCACTTCTCGCCGTGGCGGGTTCCTACGGCACGGGAGGCATTGCGGGGGCTCGGCGACCTGCCGGCCGACGAGCCCCTGCCTGCATAG
- a CDS encoding FAD-binding oxidoreductase: MIMSRIEAPRDEVTGNLLDRLLSGLPAEAVLSDPDVTAAYANDMASFCPAGAPAVVVLPRTVEEVQHVMRIATELRVPVVPQGARTGLSGAANASDGCIVLSLIKMDRILEINPVDRIAVVEPGVINAALSRAVGEHGLYYPPDPSSWEMCTIGGNIGTASGGLCCVKYGVTAEYVLGLDVVLADGRLMTTGRRTAKGVAGYDMTRLFVGSEGSLGIVVRAVLGLRPQPPQQLVLAAEFASGAAACDAVCRIMAGGHVPSLLELMDRTTVKAVNDLAHMGLPESTEALLLAAFDTPDPSADLAALGALCEAAGATQVVPADDLAESELLLQARRLSLTALEAVKGTTMIDDVCVPRSRLGDMLEGTERIAEKYQLTIGVVAHAGDGNTHPTVCFDAQDPDESRRARESFDEIMALGLELGGTITGEHGVGVLKKEWLAREIGPVGVEMQRAVKSVFDPLGILNPGKLF; the protein is encoded by the coding sequence GTGATCATGAGCCGTATCGAAGCGCCGCGTGACGAAGTGACCGGCAACCTTCTCGACCGCCTGCTCAGCGGCCTGCCCGCCGAGGCCGTCCTCAGCGACCCCGACGTCACGGCCGCCTACGCCAACGACATGGCCAGCTTCTGCCCGGCCGGCGCGCCCGCCGTCGTCGTACTGCCGCGCACGGTCGAAGAAGTGCAGCACGTCATGCGCATCGCCACCGAACTGCGCGTCCCGGTCGTCCCGCAGGGCGCCCGCACCGGCCTGTCGGGCGCGGCGAACGCCTCCGACGGCTGCATCGTGCTGTCCCTCATCAAGATGGACCGCATCCTCGAGATCAACCCGGTGGACCGTATCGCCGTCGTCGAACCCGGCGTCATCAACGCCGCCCTGTCCCGCGCGGTCGGCGAACACGGCCTGTACTACCCGCCGGACCCCTCCAGCTGGGAGATGTGCACGATCGGCGGCAACATCGGGACGGCGTCGGGCGGACTGTGCTGTGTGAAGTACGGGGTCACCGCCGAGTACGTCCTCGGCCTGGATGTCGTCCTCGCCGACGGGCGGCTCATGACCACCGGCCGCCGCACGGCGAAGGGCGTCGCCGGGTACGACATGACCCGCCTGTTCGTGGGCTCGGAGGGCTCGCTGGGCATCGTCGTACGGGCGGTCCTGGGGCTGAGGCCGCAGCCGCCGCAGCAGTTGGTGCTGGCGGCCGAGTTCGCGTCCGGGGCCGCCGCGTGCGATGCGGTGTGCCGGATCATGGCGGGCGGGCATGTGCCGTCCCTCCTCGAACTGATGGACCGCACGACGGTGAAGGCCGTCAACGACCTGGCGCACATGGGACTGCCCGAGTCGACGGAGGCGCTGCTGCTGGCGGCCTTCGACACCCCGGACCCGTCCGCCGACCTCGCCGCCCTCGGCGCGCTCTGCGAGGCGGCCGGCGCCACCCAGGTCGTACCGGCGGACGACCTGGCCGAGTCGGAACTCCTCCTCCAGGCACGGCGGTTGTCGCTCACCGCCCTGGAGGCGGTCAAGGGCACGACGATGATCGACGACGTGTGCGTGCCCCGCTCGCGCCTCGGCGACATGCTCGAAGGGACCGAGCGGATCGCCGAGAAGTACCAGCTCACCATCGGCGTCGTCGCCCACGCCGGCGACGGCAACACACACCCGACCGTCTGCTTCGACGCCCAGGACCCCGACGAGTCCCGCCGGGCCCGCGAGTCCTTCGACGAGATCATGGCGCTCGGCCTGGAACTCGGCGGCACGATCACCGGCGAACACGGCGTGGGCGTGCTCAAGAAGGAGTGGCTGGCCCGCGAGATCGGCCCGGTGGGGGTGGAGATGCAGCGGGCGGTGAAGTCCGTCTTCGACCCGCTGGGCATCCTGAACCCGGGCAAGCTCTTCTGA